The following are encoded in a window of Psychrobacter sp. P11F6 genomic DNA:
- a CDS encoding M66 family metalloprotease has protein sequence MKNTIAFPVKALSICVVSIMLSACGEGDGSTSSLVPPTVNLPVETPPVKPPVTTPVKPPVTSLPATPLEPSTPIKPPATSIPATPLEPSTPIKPPVTSIPATPLEPSTPVKPPATSIPATPLEPSTPVKPPITSIPATPLEPSTPVKPPITSIPATPIGPSTPVKPPITSIPATPIGPSTPVKPPITSIPATPIGPSTPVKPPITSIPATPIGPSTPIKYPEPKKDIADFYLLGFFDHDGRAGEIRTIRPDLVGDFQAMIQFGQNHTVDPQGNEDKNMPRLTAEKEALLLVTPTLEMGDINKLAAEIYKDGVLLRTINLADPTQIPDTDQTNTDQRARVAYSKRAWSTKLNWDEVQGGLKIRIMDDQNRSGELSEDNIDFAAPGELVLTNIRLGMLTDAPQSWGHYMLRDPERAGSDYFQTIPAAQMTVASYDDMKLERVMVANGTIYDSVSDSNDAGVYAGDMRENTAKSTFGVGINLANWGVTSASMQSQEQPQLTQNVNAHHARGKYKNGEYNHGLSGGNGMLTLIDSQGNEFSHEIGHHYGLGHYPGEQNGDFFWAEHHANSGWGYNGVRNKMRSNLDWPRQVEGDGLTGKPLFLATYGYGRDAMSGGSQSGAYSNYTHYTGYSTKIKIQPAFDKAIFDADSPTGYKKWNAELRKMEVIQPKVWKESKNVWYNSTDGNYLKPRLQGVPVFTILGGYDPVAQKGIIYPEARGNWGNVFELPTPNNSLESASCWLSVTYSNNTINDIALAPNRMTSNANKFHVNLAIADNPKKVDLYCKKVNEAQVQLSTIDIRQYSDAIKPAVTFGKEQGYTALRKVELPILEQKLLAQAENSTISLDANGQLLYDSYKEYRDELSPLALQTLERYEKQQETLNRLNRWVNVYRTDLIKKEPEALTEFQKFVVDLELQDDKPLDNVTTIRNGNNCLKVETLEDGKLNSFISGPSGCTGDDSEQWIYDLKGKIHSKMALDQCLTEQGSWVVLGACSLDSPAQVWEMNGADQIKQGNKCFDLRTGNLVDNRGSLITYNCSGGWNQKWTTLTKNPSFILGTAGNNLPLIVDSMQKQPVTMGKMQARSLSLDSKEEPSVLAKLSTAISTWIDNLVS, from the coding sequence TTGAAAAACACAATAGCATTTCCAGTAAAAGCGCTAAGCATTTGTGTCGTATCCATTATGCTTTCTGCTTGTGGTGAAGGTGATGGCAGCACATCATCACTTGTACCACCAACCGTTAATCTACCAGTAGAAACGCCGCCTGTTAAACCACCCGTCACTACGCCTGTTAAGCCGCCAGTAACGAGTCTTCCTGCTACGCCACTTGAGCCAAGTACTCCTATTAAGCCGCCAGCAACGAGCATTCCTGCTACGCCACTTGAACCAAGTACACCTATTAAGCCACCGGTAACGAGTATTCCTGCTACGCCACTTGAACCAAGCACGCCTGTTAAGCCGCCAGCAACGAGTATTCCTGCTACGCCACTTGAACCAAGCACGCCTGTTAAGCCGCCAATAACGAGTATTCCTGCTACGCCGCTTGAACCAAGTACGCCTGTTAAACCACCAATAACGAGCATTCCTGCTACACCAATTGGGCCAAGTACGCCTGTTAAGCCGCCAATAACGAGTATTCCTGCTACGCCAATTGGGCCAAGTACGCCTGTTAAGCCGCCAATAACGAGTATTCCTGCTACGCCAATTGGGCCAAGTACGCCTGTTAAACCACCAATAACGAGCATTCCTGCTACACCAATTGGGCCAAGTACGCCTATCAAATATCCAGAACCCAAAAAGGACATCGCTGATTTTTATTTATTAGGGTTTTTTGATCACGATGGTAGAGCGGGAGAAATTCGTACTATTCGTCCGGACTTGGTTGGCGATTTTCAAGCGATGATACAGTTTGGGCAGAATCATACCGTTGATCCACAAGGCAACGAAGATAAAAATATGCCGCGTCTGACGGCAGAAAAAGAGGCGTTATTATTAGTGACGCCTACGCTTGAAATGGGTGACATTAATAAATTAGCGGCTGAAATTTACAAAGACGGGGTTTTATTACGAACTATCAATTTAGCCGATCCGACTCAAATCCCAGACACGGATCAGACTAACACTGATCAGCGCGCACGCGTTGCTTACAGTAAGCGTGCTTGGTCAACCAAACTCAACTGGGATGAGGTACAAGGTGGTCTCAAAATTCGCATTATGGATGACCAAAATCGTAGCGGTGAATTGTCAGAAGATAACATAGATTTTGCCGCCCCTGGTGAGTTGGTATTGACCAATATCCGTCTGGGCATGTTAACGGATGCACCTCAATCTTGGGGTCATTATATGCTACGCGATCCAGAAAGAGCGGGTTCAGATTACTTCCAAACCATTCCAGCAGCACAAATGACCGTTGCTAGCTATGATGACATGAAGCTCGAACGAGTAATGGTCGCCAATGGCACTATTTATGATTCAGTCAGTGACTCAAATGATGCTGGCGTTTATGCTGGTGATATGCGCGAAAACACCGCGAAATCAACCTTTGGTGTTGGCATTAATTTAGCCAATTGGGGCGTCACCAGTGCTTCAATGCAAAGTCAAGAGCAACCGCAATTGACCCAGAACGTCAATGCGCATCACGCTCGCGGTAAATATAAGAATGGTGAATATAACCACGGCTTAAGCGGCGGTAATGGTATGTTGACCCTAATCGACTCTCAAGGTAATGAATTCAGCCACGAAATCGGTCATCATTATGGCTTGGGTCATTATCCTGGTGAACAGAACGGCGATTTCTTTTGGGCCGAGCATCATGCCAATAGTGGCTGGGGCTATAATGGCGTCAGAAACAAAATGCGCAGCAACTTAGACTGGCCACGACAGGTCGAGGGTGATGGTCTCACTGGTAAACCTCTTTTCTTAGCCACCTATGGCTATGGTCGCGATGCGATGTCTGGTGGATCACAGAGTGGCGCTTATTCAAACTATACTCACTATACGGGTTATAGTACAAAAATTAAGATACAGCCAGCATTTGATAAAGCAATATTTGACGCTGACTCACCAACTGGCTATAAGAAATGGAATGCTGAGCTTAGAAAGATGGAAGTCATCCAGCCTAAAGTGTGGAAAGAATCCAAAAACGTTTGGTACAACAGTACCGACGGTAATTACTTAAAACCACGCTTACAAGGCGTGCCAGTATTCACCATTTTAGGCGGTTATGACCCTGTCGCGCAAAAAGGCATCATTTATCCAGAAGCACGTGGTAACTGGGGCAACGTTTTTGAGTTACCGACACCGAATAACTCGCTTGAATCAGCAAGCTGCTGGTTAAGCGTTACTTATAGTAATAACACGATTAATGATATTGCGTTGGCTCCTAATCGAATGACCAGTAACGCCAATAAGTTCCATGTTAATTTAGCGATTGCAGACAACCCGAAAAAAGTAGATTTGTACTGTAAAAAGGTCAATGAAGCACAAGTACAGCTTTCAACCATTGATATTCGTCAATATAGTGATGCGATTAAACCCGCGGTTACCTTTGGTAAAGAACAGGGCTATACGGCACTAAGAAAGGTAGAATTGCCAATCTTAGAGCAGAAACTTCTTGCTCAAGCAGAAAATTCGACTATTAGTTTAGACGCCAACGGTCAGTTGTTATATGATTCTTACAAAGAGTATCGTGATGAGCTTAGCCCTTTAGCACTCCAAACATTAGAGCGTTATGAGAAGCAGCAAGAAACTCTAAATCGTCTAAACCGTTGGGTCAATGTCTATCGTACGGATTTAATCAAAAAAGAGCCTGAAGCACTTACCGAATTTCAAAAGTTTGTTGTAGATTTAGAGCTACAAGATGACAAACCTTTAGATAATGTGACTACTATCCGTAATGGCAACAACTGCCTTAAAGTTGAAACTCTAGAAGATGGTAAGTTAAATAGCTTTATTAGCGGCCCAAGTGGCTGTACTGGTGATGACTCTGAACAGTGGATTTACGATCTTAAAGGTAAAATTCACAGCAAAATGGCATTAGATCAGTGTTTAACGGAACAAGGTTCTTGGGTCGTTTTAGGCGCTTGTAGCTTGGACTCGCCAGCGCAAGTTTGGGAGATGAACGGTGCTGACCAAATCAAACAGGGCAACAAATGCTTTGATTTGCGTACTGGTAATTTAGTAGATAATCGCGGAAGCTTAATTACTTACAATTGTAGTGGTGGCTGGAATCAAAAGTGGACAACGCTGACTAAAAACCCAAGCTTTATCTTAGGGACCGCTGGTAACAACCTACCATTAATTGTGGATAGTATGCAAAAACAACCAGTGACGATGGGTAAAATGCAAGCGCGGTCATTAAGTTTAGATAGTAAAGAAGAGCCTTCAGTATTAGCAAAACTAAGCACTGCGATAAGCACTTGGATTGACAATCTAGTCAGTTAA
- a CDS encoding DUF2254 domain-containing protein produces MNRHPESGWFNSALLTITHRLKQFAQLWSLQTLTDMPDRLRNLWQQLIGSYWFIPTACVIVGILLAPLLVTIDQHFDRETVREITFAFTGDDDAARAIMTAIAGAVLGVAGTTFSITIAVLSMASSQFGPRLLRNFLTDTPNQFVLGAFIGTFSYSLLVLKSIHKYDVAFGVPQLAVTFAIIMAIICALLLVYFVQHMVHAIQASHVIQNASNDAINNIHYWYRDHCDIQHQRDIEHHDIEQFHHWSAMPIYPPSSGYVQQFYLESLITLTQDYGGVVQMRINLGDYVTDKNVIGYFYQRPAGHPNNRQKTATPSLAVVPRAPDGIFWQRFAGCIRIEQRLAHSNDIAYSLGQMTEIAVRALSPGINDPKTAVNCVQSLTSCLSIMMRRQPPSPYHFYTPAQNDDSSKAEVDQRRLAILAIVTHTPKISDFINTSLGEIRRYAAADLMVLKALCQAMVNLSYARVNNAQQQTLLHEIKLIERAGEENLSYQELIDDLSAMCQQAQQFILSNDAHHQYFDYVSAFDTHIRQALQTQSK; encoded by the coding sequence TTGAATAGACACCCTGAAAGTGGCTGGTTTAACTCTGCATTGCTGACAATAACGCACAGACTAAAGCAGTTTGCCCAGTTATGGTCGCTACAGACACTGACCGATATGCCTGATCGACTAAGAAACTTATGGCAGCAGCTTATTGGCTCTTATTGGTTTATCCCAACGGCGTGCGTCATCGTCGGGATATTGCTAGCGCCTTTATTGGTCACTATCGATCAACACTTTGACCGCGAAACAGTCCGAGAGATTACCTTTGCTTTTACGGGTGACGACGATGCTGCGCGCGCTATCATGACTGCCATCGCAGGCGCAGTATTAGGCGTAGCAGGCACGACATTTTCTATTACAATCGCGGTACTGTCGATGGCCTCTTCGCAATTTGGCCCACGGCTATTGCGCAATTTTTTAACCGATACACCCAACCAGTTTGTATTGGGGGCGTTTATTGGAACCTTTAGTTATAGTTTATTAGTGTTAAAATCCATCCATAAATATGACGTGGCTTTTGGTGTGCCACAGCTTGCTGTCACCTTTGCCATTATTATGGCAATTATCTGCGCACTTTTGCTGGTGTACTTTGTCCAGCATATGGTACATGCCATTCAAGCCTCACATGTGATTCAAAACGCCAGCAATGATGCGATTAATAATATTCACTATTGGTATCGCGATCATTGCGATATCCAGCATCAACGCGATATAGAACATCATGACATTGAACAGTTTCATCACTGGTCAGCGATGCCCATCTATCCACCAAGCTCAGGTTATGTCCAACAATTTTACCTTGAGTCGCTGATTACACTGACACAAGACTATGGCGGCGTGGTGCAAATGCGTATTAATCTTGGCGATTATGTCACTGACAAAAACGTCATCGGCTACTTTTACCAGCGTCCAGCAGGTCATCCAAATAATCGACAAAAAACAGCGACACCATCTTTAGCTGTTGTGCCGCGCGCGCCTGACGGAATTTTTTGGCAACGCTTTGCCGGCTGTATACGTATCGAACAACGACTGGCTCATTCTAACGATATTGCTTATAGCTTGGGACAAATGACTGAAATCGCCGTCCGCGCCTTATCGCCTGGTATCAATGATCCAAAAACAGCGGTCAACTGCGTACAATCACTGACCAGTTGCTTAAGTATTATGATGCGTCGTCAGCCGCCCAGTCCCTATCATTTTTATACACCAGCACAAAACGATGATTCATCGAAAGCCGAAGTTGACCAGCGACGCTTGGCGATATTAGCCATAGTTACTCATACTCCCAAAATATCTGATTTTATCAATACATCACTAGGCGAGATACGTCGGTATGCAGCAGCAGATTTGATGGTCTTAAAAGCGCTATGTCAGGCGATGGTCAATCTAAGTTATGCTCGCGTAAATAACGCACAGCAGCAAACCTTATTGCATGAGATAAAACTGATTGAGCGCGCAGGAGAAGAAAACCTAAGCTATCAAGAGCTGATAGATGACTTGAGCGCGATGTGCCAACAAGCCCAACAATTCATACTTAGCAACGATGCTCATCATCAGTATTTTGACTATGTTAGCGCGTTTGACACCCATATTCGCCAAGCATTACAAACGCAATCAAAATAA
- a CDS encoding DUF3108 domain-containing protein: MSFLSNDQKSLTTDTNNTKRSKSKFLTALTTGASIATIGAISMTAPTLASAKNIEPSSANYSFTVEDKYKGTATRTLEKAGNTWKYNVNARVAGVASASQNSTFTINGNNVIPTQASTTYKLLGVGRTHKLDFNPSSKKVVSNYKGKSTTMNMAQQAFDDLSLEVQIRQDLLNGKFSGNYYMAKKDKIEKTPFKKSGNTKITVPAGTFDTVRVDRIHDDNSRSTSFWLAPSLDYLPVKVSQINDGKKMDLELTKVN; encoded by the coding sequence ATGAGTTTTTTATCAAACGATCAAAAGTCGTTAACAACCGATACTAATAACACCAAACGCAGCAAGTCTAAGTTTTTAACCGCCCTAACCACTGGAGCCAGTATTGCTACGATTGGAGCGATAAGTATGACTGCACCTACCCTTGCCAGCGCAAAGAATATCGAACCTTCAAGCGCCAACTACAGCTTTACGGTTGAAGACAAATATAAAGGTACTGCCACTCGTACTTTGGAAAAAGCTGGTAATACTTGGAAATATAATGTCAATGCTCGGGTGGCAGGTGTTGCAAGTGCTTCGCAAAACAGCACTTTTACCATCAACGGTAATAATGTCATTCCGACTCAAGCCAGCACCACTTATAAGCTATTAGGCGTTGGTCGCACGCACAAATTAGACTTCAATCCAAGCAGTAAAAAGGTAGTGAGCAACTATAAAGGCAAATCGACGACCATGAACATGGCACAACAAGCTTTTGATGATTTAAGTTTGGAAGTGCAAATTCGCCAAGATTTGTTGAACGGTAAATTCTCTGGCAACTATTACATGGCGAAAAAAGACAAGATAGAGAAAACCCCTTTCAAAAAATCTGGTAACACCAAGATTACCGTTCCAGCTGGCACATTTGATACCGTACGTGTCGACCGTATCCACGATGACAATAGTCGTTCTACCAGTTTTTGGCTCGCACCAAGCTTAGATTACCTACCAGTAAAAGTTAGCCAAATTAATGATGGCAAAAAGATGGATTTAGAATTAACCAAAGTAAATTAA
- the wrbA gene encoding NAD(P)H:quinone oxidoreductase: MSQTAPYVLVLYYSNYGTTKTLAYAIAQGIEDAGMTARIRTVPTVAPETTSSKPAIPDEGDLYCTMDDLKDCMGLALGSPTHFGNMAAPMKYFWDNTVTIWLAGNLQNKPAAVFTATGSMHGGQETTLLTMMLPLMHHGMILVGVPYAEPALNRTHRGGSPYGASHVSGALHDQPVSADERELAIAQGRRLAISATALAQANWTR, encoded by the coding sequence ATGAGTCAGACCGCCCCTTATGTTTTGGTGCTCTATTATTCAAATTACGGTACGACTAAGACATTGGCTTATGCTATCGCTCAAGGTATTGAGGATGCTGGTATGACAGCCCGTATCCGTACTGTACCAACGGTTGCACCCGAGACCACGTCGAGCAAGCCTGCGATACCTGATGAAGGTGACTTATATTGCACTATGGACGATCTAAAAGACTGTATGGGTTTGGCGCTTGGTAGCCCGACGCACTTCGGTAATATGGCTGCCCCCATGAAATATTTTTGGGACAATACGGTCACTATTTGGCTGGCAGGTAATTTACAGAACAAACCTGCTGCTGTATTTACTGCGACCGGCTCGATGCATGGCGGGCAGGAGACAACGTTGCTGACCATGATGTTGCCGTTGATGCATCACGGCATGATCCTTGTTGGTGTGCCTTATGCTGAGCCTGCGCTTAATCGTACTCATCGTGGTGGCTCGCCTTATGGTGCCAGCCACGTGAGTGGGGCGTTGCATGATCAACCCGTCTCAGCAGATGAGCGCGAGTTGGCTATCGCCCAAGGTCGGCGCTTGGCTATTAGTGCTACTGCATTGGCGCAAGCTAACTGGACTCGCTAA
- a CDS encoding YihY family inner membrane protein codes for MENLSKKIPFLHQRWFQFLRFLTRHFFEDNCQQKAASLTYTTMLSIVPVLTVLLMILSSVPALASVRAQIYEVIYSNLLPQSSMQVSEYINSFAEKSSNLTIIGAMVLFFTTIMTLTTIERAFNQIWRVENRSGGMKSMLRYWTIVTLGPLVLGTAFLASSAVQSLSFLNRQIAGYGIDWSFWVQAVSIGITVAGFIGMYWFIPKARVPAKNAAIAGLFVAIVFELMKHLFGTVMANFTSYEAIYGAFAALPIFLLWIYLSWNLILLGVEISYTLTIFETEEVYPRHPLLSLLDMLNLVYTHHLKGEAVSEQALRNVLGRKELPKWYTYINYLQDSNLITMTEDNDYVLKRDLSKMTLWDFYRTLPYPLPIKDELDEMGPEDQKPWLSLLVNRFENTEAYAKQQLDLPLNAIFANSEPRKKADSNGKGIKGGQSNLFRKTSATTAALDKNEPIKDTPHFDPIAYDKDSDIECDEQDNEILIPKDLNDSQAKTNGNLFNYKGDIITESDNPKTN; via the coding sequence ATGGAAAACTTATCAAAAAAAATCCCGTTTTTACATCAACGCTGGTTTCAATTCTTACGATTCTTGACTCGGCACTTTTTTGAAGACAATTGCCAGCAAAAAGCGGCATCGCTGACCTACACGACTATGTTGTCAATTGTACCCGTCCTAACCGTCCTATTGATGATCCTATCTTCTGTACCCGCACTTGCGTCCGTTAGAGCACAGATATATGAAGTGATTTATAGTAACTTACTACCACAATCAAGTATGCAGGTCAGTGAGTATATCAATAGCTTCGCTGAAAAATCCTCAAATCTAACCATCATTGGGGCAATGGTGTTATTTTTTACGACCATTATGACGTTAACAACTATTGAGCGCGCTTTTAACCAAATCTGGCGGGTAGAAAATCGCTCTGGCGGTATGAAAAGTATGCTGCGCTATTGGACCATCGTCACGTTAGGACCGTTAGTACTGGGTACGGCATTTCTTGCTTCAAGCGCGGTACAAAGTTTGAGTTTTTTAAACCGACAAATTGCTGGTTATGGCATTGACTGGTCTTTTTGGGTACAAGCCGTATCCATTGGTATCACTGTCGCAGGCTTTATTGGTATGTACTGGTTCATCCCAAAAGCACGCGTACCCGCAAAAAATGCAGCCATTGCTGGTCTCTTCGTCGCTATCGTATTCGAGCTGATGAAGCACCTGTTTGGTACAGTAATGGCAAATTTCACTAGTTATGAAGCGATTTACGGGGCTTTTGCGGCACTGCCCATCTTCTTATTATGGATATATTTGTCGTGGAATTTAATTCTATTAGGTGTTGAGATTAGCTATACCTTGACGATTTTTGAGACTGAAGAGGTCTATCCACGCCACCCGCTCCTAAGTTTGCTCGATATGCTAAACCTCGTTTATACCCATCATTTAAAAGGGGAAGCGGTAAGCGAACAAGCGCTACGTAATGTGCTAGGACGCAAAGAGCTACCAAAATGGTATACCTATATTAATTATCTGCAAGACAGCAATTTAATCACCATGACTGAAGATAATGATTATGTGCTCAAGAGAGATTTGAGCAAAATGACATTATGGGATTTTTATCGCACCCTACCTTACCCCTTACCTATCAAAGATGAGCTAGATGAGATGGGGCCAGAGGATCAAAAACCTTGGCTTAGCTTGCTAGTCAACCGTTTTGAAAATACGGAAGCTTATGCCAAGCAACAGTTAGATCTACCGTTAAATGCTATTTTTGCCAATAGTGAGCCACGTAAAAAAGCTGATTCTAATGGAAAAGGCATCAAAGGCGGTCAATCAAATTTATTTAGAAAAACCTCGGCGACCACTGCAGCATTAGACAAGAATGAGCCGATCAAAGACACCCCACACTTTGACCCAATAGCTTATGATAAAGACAGTGATATTGAATGCGATGAGCAGGATAATGAGATTCTTATTCCTAAAGATTTGAATGACTCTCAAGCTAAAACCAATGGTAATCTCTTTAATTATAAAGGCGATATCATTACTGAATCAGATAACCCAAAAACAAATTAA